A genomic window from Ideonella sp. WA131b includes:
- a CDS encoding ATPase, translating to MHRNPMNVPPVSVADALAALEAQFARPALRPRATMLWGTRGVGKSSIVHQLAARFGVPLVDLRLTTIEPVDIRGAIYADERLERTVWFPPEFLPGPDQPEGILFLDELTAADPRLQISAYSLILDRRVGRYELPPGWMVVAAGNAAFHGAVSHDMGTALADRLFHFHVVAGIDTFLAHALAQGYAPEVMAFLKVRPDKLDDTEAQLAADHLIGASPRGWEDVSRVLLELREGLPEPVARRFVQGRIGAANAAEFFGVLRELRSGADVLALLAAEPGTATLKLLPTSLDGLYALAYGLVAACTDGERLTRAMAIAGQLPELRGPVPLPLAEVQTLVVELLAQRALQQGLEQALLQSPAYQRYAASRG from the coding sequence ATGCACCGCAACCCCATGAACGTGCCGCCGGTGAGCGTGGCCGACGCGCTGGCCGCGCTGGAGGCGCAGTTCGCAAGGCCCGCGCTGCGCCCGCGCGCCACCATGCTGTGGGGCACCCGCGGCGTGGGCAAGAGCAGCATCGTGCACCAGCTCGCCGCGCGCTTTGGCGTGCCGCTGGTGGACCTGCGCCTGACCACGATCGAGCCCGTGGACATCCGCGGCGCCATCTACGCCGACGAGCGGCTGGAGCGCACCGTCTGGTTCCCGCCCGAGTTCCTGCCGGGGCCCGACCAGCCCGAGGGCATCCTGTTCCTCGACGAGCTCACCGCCGCCGACCCGCGGCTGCAGATCAGCGCCTACAGCCTGATCCTCGACCGCCGCGTCGGCCGCTACGAGCTGCCGCCGGGCTGGATGGTGGTGGCCGCCGGCAACGCCGCCTTCCACGGCGCCGTCAGCCACGACATGGGCACGGCGCTGGCCGATCGGCTCTTTCACTTCCACGTCGTCGCCGGGATCGACACTTTTTTGGCCCATGCACTGGCGCAAGGCTACGCGCCCGAGGTGATGGCCTTCCTGAAGGTGCGCCCCGACAAGCTCGACGACACCGAGGCCCAGCTCGCCGCCGACCACCTGATCGGCGCCAGCCCGCGCGGCTGGGAAGACGTCTCGCGCGTGCTGCTCGAGCTGCGCGAGGGCCTGCCCGAGCCCGTGGCGCGGCGCTTCGTGCAGGGCCGCATCGGTGCGGCCAACGCGGCCGAGTTCTTTGGCGTGCTGCGCGAGCTGCGCAGCGGCGCCGATGTGCTGGCGCTGCTGGCCGCCGAGCCCGGCACGGCCACGCTGAAGCTGCTGCCCACCAGCCTGGACGGCCTGTACGCGCTGGCCTACGGCCTGGTGGCGGCCTGCACCGACGGCGAGCGCCTGACGCGCGCCATGGCCATCGCCGGGCAGCTGCCCGAGCTGCGCGGCCCGGTGCCGCTGCCGCTGGCCGAGGTGCAGACGCTGGTCGTCGAGCTGCTGGCGCAGCGCGCGCTGCAGCAGGGGCTGGAGCAGGCCCTGCTGCAAAGCCCCGCCTACCAGCGCTACGCCGCCAGCCGCGGCTGA
- a CDS encoding amidohydrolase, which yields MNAPADRIAPAASSLASLIEQHAPALEAAVIAWRRDLHEHPELGNREFRTAGIVAGHLRRLGFDEVRTGVAHTGVVGLLVGGRPGPVVALRADMDALPVTEFNELPFRSRVRTPWNGEEVGVMHACGHDCHVAILMGVASLLAALRGQLAGSVKFIFQPAEEMPPEGEDGGAKMMIAEGALENPRPGAIFGLHVTSRQNTGRVGWRSGPVMASSDYFRIDVQGRQTHGAAPWLGVDPIVTSAQIVLGLQTIVSRTQEITKEPAVVTVGVIKGGVRENIIPDSVQLRGTIRSFDEGMRDDIHERVTTLAEAIARGNRAGCRVCVQKNYPVTVNDPALTAAMLPTLARVAGAGLEPIDKVTGAEDFSFFQREVPGLFVFLGVTPPGQDARTAAPNHSPLFQADEAGLLLGVRVLAHLACDWLESPQRG from the coding sequence ATGAACGCCCCCGCCGACCGCATCGCCCCCGCCGCCAGCTCGCTGGCCAGCCTGATCGAGCAGCACGCCCCCGCGCTGGAGGCCGCCGTCATCGCGTGGCGGCGCGACCTGCACGAGCACCCCGAGCTCGGCAACCGCGAGTTCCGCACCGCCGGCATCGTGGCCGGGCACCTGCGCCGCCTGGGCTTCGACGAGGTGCGCACCGGCGTGGCCCACACCGGCGTGGTGGGGCTGCTGGTGGGCGGCCGGCCCGGCCCCGTGGTGGCGCTGCGCGCCGACATGGACGCGCTGCCCGTGACCGAGTTCAACGAGCTGCCCTTCCGCAGCCGCGTGCGCACGCCATGGAACGGCGAGGAGGTGGGCGTGATGCACGCCTGCGGCCACGACTGCCACGTCGCCATCCTGATGGGCGTGGCCAGCCTGCTGGCCGCCCTGCGCGGGCAGCTCGCCGGCAGCGTGAAGTTCATCTTCCAGCCCGCCGAGGAGATGCCGCCTGAGGGCGAGGACGGCGGCGCCAAGATGATGATCGCCGAGGGCGCGCTGGAGAACCCGCGCCCCGGCGCCATCTTCGGCCTGCACGTCACGAGCCGGCAGAACACCGGCCGCGTGGGCTGGCGCAGCGGGCCGGTGATGGCCAGCTCCGACTACTTCCGGATCGACGTGCAGGGCCGGCAGACACACGGCGCCGCGCCCTGGCTGGGCGTGGACCCCATCGTCACCTCGGCGCAGATCGTGCTGGGGCTGCAGACCATCGTCAGCCGCACGCAGGAGATCACCAAGGAGCCGGCGGTCGTCACCGTGGGCGTGATCAAGGGCGGGGTGCGCGAGAACATCATTCCCGACTCGGTGCAGCTGCGCGGCACCATCCGCAGCTTCGACGAGGGCATGCGCGACGACATCCACGAGCGCGTGACGACGCTGGCCGAGGCCATCGCGCGCGGCAACCGCGCCGGCTGCCGGGTGTGCGTGCAGAAGAACTACCCGGTCACCGTCAACGACCCGGCGCTCACCGCCGCCATGCTGCCGACGCTGGCGCGCGTGGCCGGTGCCGGGCTGGAGCCGATCGACAAGGTCACGGGCGCGGAGGATTTCAGCTTCTTCCAGCGCGAGGTGCCTGGCCTGTTCGTGTTCCTGGGCGTCACGCCGCCGGGGCAGGACGCGCGCACCGCCGCGCCCAACCACTCGCCGCTGTTCCAGGCCGACGAGGCCGGCCTGCTGCTGGGCGTGCGCGTGCTGGCGCACCTGGCGTGCGACTGGCTGGAGAGCCCGCAGCGGGGCTGA
- the mnmA gene encoding tRNA 2-thiouridine(34) synthase MnmA, protein MASGQRVVVGLSGGVDSAVSAWLLKQQGFEVVGIFMKNWEDDDDSAYCASNVDFVDAAAVADVIGIEIEHVNFAAEYRDRVFAEFLREVRSGRTPNPDVLCNAEIKFKAFLDHAMRLGAEKIATGHYARVRQAADGSFQLLKGLDPAKDQSYFLHRLTQAQLSRTLFPVGGLHKTAVRRIAAEIGLPNAKKKDSTGICFIGERPFREFLDRYLSRAPGPIVDDTGAEVGRHVGLSFYTRGQRQGLGIGGVAGHDAAGVHRPWYVAHKSLAANTLHVVQGHEHPWLLSPWLEAADCSWVAGSPPAPGALAAKTRYRQADAPCTLAPTAAGFRLEFAEPQWAVTPGQSAVLYDGEVCLGGGVIAAAEVPPVVTALVPARTVRSMRRPRRHAPHAA, encoded by the coding sequence ATGGCATCGGGGCAACGTGTCGTCGTGGGCTTGAGTGGCGGCGTGGACAGCGCCGTCAGCGCCTGGCTGCTCAAGCAGCAGGGTTTCGAGGTCGTCGGCATCTTCATGAAGAACTGGGAGGACGATGACGACTCGGCCTACTGCGCCAGCAACGTCGACTTCGTCGATGCCGCCGCGGTGGCCGACGTGATCGGCATCGAGATCGAGCACGTCAACTTCGCCGCCGAGTACCGCGATCGCGTCTTCGCCGAGTTCCTGCGCGAGGTCCGGTCCGGGCGCACGCCCAATCCCGACGTGCTGTGCAACGCCGAGATCAAGTTCAAGGCCTTCCTCGACCACGCGATGCGGCTGGGCGCGGAGAAGATCGCCACCGGTCACTACGCGCGCGTCCGCCAGGCCGCCGATGGAAGCTTTCAGCTGCTGAAGGGCCTGGACCCGGCCAAGGACCAGAGCTACTTCCTGCACCGCCTCACACAGGCACAGCTGTCGCGCACGCTGTTCCCGGTGGGCGGCCTGCACAAGACCGCGGTGCGGCGCATCGCCGCCGAGATCGGCCTGCCCAACGCGAAGAAGAAAGACAGCACCGGCATCTGCTTCATCGGCGAGCGGCCGTTCCGCGAGTTCCTGGACCGCTACCTGAGCCGCGCGCCCGGCCCCATCGTCGACGACACCGGCGCCGAGGTGGGCCGCCACGTGGGCCTGAGCTTCTACACGCGCGGCCAGCGCCAGGGCCTGGGCATTGGCGGCGTGGCCGGCCACGACGCGGCCGGCGTCCACCGGCCCTGGTACGTGGCGCACAAGAGCCTGGCCGCGAACACGCTGCACGTGGTGCAGGGCCACGAGCACCCCTGGCTGCTGAGCCCCTGGCTGGAGGCCGCGGACTGCAGCTGGGTGGCCGGCTCGCCGCCCGCGCCGGGCGCCCTGGCGGCCAAGACCCGCTACCGGCAGGCCGACGCGCCGTGCACGCTGGCGCCCACGGCTGCCGGCTTCCGGCTCGAATTCGCCGAGCCGCAGTGGGCGGTGACGCCGGGGCAGAGCGCCGTGCTCTACGACGGCGAGGTCTGCCTGGGCGGCGGCGTCATCGCCGCGGCCGAGGTGCCCCCCGTGGTGACCGCGCTTGTGCCGGCGCGTACGGTGCGTAGCATGCGGCGACCCCGCCGCCACGCTCCGCACGCCGCATGA
- the add gene encoding adenosine deaminase, with protein sequence MNPTEAETLARYRPKVLLHEHLDGGLRVATLRELALARGLPLPAADAAGLAAWFDANAHAGSLEKYLEGFGLTVAAMAAPEGLRRVAREAADDAAADGVVLAEFRIAPLLFEPHGTGGDDAVEALLDGLARSRLPLLTHSGLIVCAMRHEDEAATMRAAELALRWMGRGVVGFDLAGAERGHPPGKHARTLAAVREAGLPMTLHAGEADSAERVLEAGSLGARRIGHGVRLVDALTGAAPAALLDEAKALGLHLEVCPTSNVHTGTAASIAAHPITALWRAGVSLSVHTDNRLMSGVTPTSEAAALLRETPLTETDLRAMTRQAAAASFLPAAARQRALAELG encoded by the coding sequence ATGAACCCCACCGAAGCCGAGACCCTGGCGCGATACCGCCCCAAGGTGCTGCTGCACGAGCACCTCGACGGCGGCCTGCGCGTGGCCACGCTGCGCGAGCTGGCGCTGGCCCGCGGCCTGCCCCTGCCCGCGGCCGACGCAGCCGGCCTGGCAGCCTGGTTCGATGCCAACGCGCACGCCGGCAGCCTGGAGAAGTACCTCGAGGGCTTTGGACTGACCGTGGCTGCCATGGCCGCGCCCGAGGGCCTGCGGCGCGTGGCCCGCGAGGCCGCCGACGACGCGGCTGCCGACGGCGTGGTGCTGGCTGAGTTCCGCATCGCGCCGCTGCTCTTCGAGCCCCACGGCACCGGCGGCGACGACGCCGTCGAGGCCCTGCTCGACGGCTTGGCACGCAGCCGGCTGCCCCTGCTCACGCACAGCGGCCTCATCGTCTGCGCGATGCGGCACGAGGACGAGGCCGCGACGATGCGCGCCGCCGAGCTGGCGCTGCGCTGGATGGGCCGCGGTGTCGTCGGCTTCGATCTGGCTGGCGCCGAGCGTGGCCACCCCCCGGGCAAACACGCGCGCACGCTGGCCGCCGTGCGAGAGGCCGGCCTGCCGATGACGCTGCACGCCGGCGAGGCCGACAGCGCCGAGCGCGTGCTGGAGGCCGGCAGCCTGGGCGCGCGCCGCATCGGCCATGGCGTGCGGCTGGTCGACGCCCTCACGGGCGCCGCGCCCGCGGCGCTGCTCGACGAAGCCAAGGCCCTGGGCCTGCACCTGGAGGTCTGCCCCACCAGCAACGTGCACACCGGCACAGCGGCCAGCATCGCCGCGCACCCCATCACGGCGCTGTGGCGGGCCGGTGTATCGCTGAGCGTGCACACCGACAACCGGCTGATGAGCGGGGTCACGCCCACGTCGGAGGCCGCCGCACTGCTGCGCGAGACCCCGCTCACCGAGACCGACCTGCGCGCCATGACGCGCCAGGCCGCGGCGGCGAGCTTCCTGCCCGCCGCGGCGCGCCAGCGCGCGCTGGCCGAGCTCGGCTGA
- a CDS encoding S8 family peptidase translates to MNRKPLFQPVQPVPGSKRLLRAACLPLCTSVLLLAACGGASEAPPPDGAAATDAAPAAEERRFVLWEPGGEAAVRDEQARLADDPAADEVRLVVRLNPATVQLSGRATMAGGNAREGGDASAQAALALAARAEAVASASQDVMAQSVRSLAPSARVGQHYAHALEAFVVSVPFGQAQAVADELARNPAVDTVELDRAIVLEQAGSVRTLDARAWGVDRIDQRARSFDGQFRNARNGTGVSAYVVDTGISAHSQFGTRLKTGFSAIADGKGTSDCQGHGTHVAGTVAGQTLGVASGAEVVPVRVLDCRGSGSATQVLAGLDWIAAQGRKPGVVNMSLGGPASPSLDAAVQRLSAAGFTVVVAAGNSNTDTCSVSPARAAGIVAVGASDNADAKASFSNTGPCVALWAPGTAIASAGIASSTAVVGMSGTSMAAPHAAGAAALLLQAQPAATAAQLRARLLQDATANGVLGLTGSTTRALLYAGETATAPPLPALVPVRPAALTMTTAVPAVGLWTATATVQVLNAQGAAVPGVRVAGRYAHMTAELACTTAADGRCAITSAAAPWATVTRIGFAVTGLSGPQMADAGTGVRSAQVVRPAAPVAKISALTGTMQRPSTGSAQWTPQFTATLVDATGAPVSGAAVQAQIAVHSGPRVVGLQVLSCQTAANGQCRLTWSGPALGANHTGAVLQVTGVTRPFLVYQPGTLTQATVGTVR, encoded by the coding sequence ATGAACCGCAAACCCCTCTTCCAGCCCGTTCAGCCCGTCCCGGGCTCCAAGCGGCTGCTCCGCGCCGCCTGCTTGCCGCTGTGCACCAGCGTGCTGCTGCTGGCCGCCTGCGGTGGCGCCAGCGAGGCGCCGCCGCCCGACGGCGCGGCGGCCACCGACGCTGCCCCGGCCGCCGAAGAGCGCCGCTTCGTGCTCTGGGAGCCGGGCGGGGAGGCCGCCGTGCGCGACGAGCAGGCCCGGCTGGCCGACGACCCCGCGGCCGACGAGGTGCGCCTCGTCGTGCGCCTGAACCCGGCAACCGTGCAGCTGTCGGGCCGCGCCACCATGGCCGGCGGCAACGCGCGCGAGGGCGGCGACGCCAGCGCGCAGGCCGCCCTCGCGCTGGCCGCCAGGGCCGAGGCGGTGGCCAGCGCGTCGCAGGACGTGATGGCGCAGTCCGTCCGGAGCCTGGCGCCCTCGGCCCGCGTGGGCCAGCACTATGCACACGCGCTCGAGGCCTTCGTCGTGAGCGTGCCCTTCGGCCAGGCGCAGGCCGTGGCCGACGAACTGGCGCGCAACCCCGCCGTCGACACGGTGGAGCTGGACCGCGCCATCGTGCTGGAGCAGGCCGGCAGCGTGCGCACGCTCGATGCGCGCGCCTGGGGCGTGGACCGCATCGACCAGCGGGCCCGGTCCTTCGACGGGCAGTTCCGCAACGCCCGCAACGGCACGGGCGTGTCGGCCTACGTGGTGGACACCGGCATCAGCGCCCACAGCCAGTTCGGCACGCGGCTGAAGACCGGCTTCAGCGCCATCGCCGACGGCAAGGGCACGAGCGACTGCCAGGGCCACGGCACCCACGTCGCCGGCACCGTGGCCGGCCAGACGCTGGGCGTGGCCTCGGGTGCCGAGGTGGTGCCGGTGCGCGTGCTCGACTGCCGCGGCAGCGGCTCGGCCACCCAGGTGCTGGCGGGGCTGGACTGGATCGCCGCGCAGGGCCGCAAGCCCGGCGTGGTGAACATGAGCCTGGGCGGCCCGGCCTCGCCGAGCCTGGACGCTGCCGTGCAGCGGCTGTCGGCGGCCGGCTTCACGGTGGTGGTGGCGGCCGGCAACAGCAACACCGACACCTGCAGCGTCTCGCCGGCCCGCGCGGCGGGCATCGTGGCCGTCGGCGCCTCCGACAACGCCGACGCCAAGGCCTCGTTCTCCAACACCGGCCCATGCGTGGCGCTGTGGGCGCCGGGCACGGCCATCGCGTCGGCCGGCATCGCGTCAAGCACCGCCGTGGTGGGCATGAGCGGCACCTCGATGGCCGCGCCGCACGCAGCCGGCGCCGCGGCGCTGCTGCTGCAGGCCCAGCCCGCGGCGACCGCGGCGCAGCTGCGGGCCCGCTTGCTGCAGGACGCCACCGCCAACGGCGTGCTGGGCCTCACCGGCAGCACCACCCGCGCGCTGCTGTATGCCGGCGAGACCGCCACGGCGCCGCCGCTGCCGGCCCTGGTGCCGGTGCGCCCGGCAGCGCTGACGATGACCACCGCCGTGCCGGCCGTGGGGCTGTGGACGGCCACCGCCACCGTGCAGGTGCTCAACGCGCAGGGCGCGGCGGTGCCCGGCGTGCGCGTGGCGGGCCGCTACGCCCACATGACGGCCGAGCTGGCCTGCACCACCGCGGCCGACGGCCGCTGTGCCATCACCAGCGCCGCCGCCCCCTGGGCCACGGTCACGCGCATCGGCTTCGCCGTCACGGGCCTTTCGGGCCCGCAGATGGCCGACGCCGGCACCGGCGTGCGCAGCGCCCAGGTGGTGCGACCGGCCGCGCCGGTGGCCAAGATCTCGGCGCTGACCGGCACGATGCAGCGGCCATCGACCGGTTCCGCGCAGTGGACGCCGCAGTTCACCGCCACCTTGGTGGACGCGACGGGCGCACCGGTGTCCGGCGCCGCGGTGCAGGCGCAGATCGCCGTGCACAGCGGCCCGCGCGTCGTGGGGCTGCAGGTGCTGAGCTGCCAGACCGCCGCCAACGGCCAGTGCCGCCTGACGTGGAGCGGCCCCGCGCTGGGCGCCAACCACACCGGCGCGGTGCTGCAGGTGACCGGGGTGACGCGGCCCTTCCTGGTCTACCAGCCCGGCACGCTGACGCAGGCCACCGTGGGCACGGTGCGCTGA